In a genomic window of Acidilobus saccharovorans 345-15:
- the proS gene encoding proline--tRNA ligase: MVKTKRERWHNNFSEWFDWILDRAEIYDYGRYPVKGMGVWMPYGFQIRRRVTDLLRKLLDETGHEEVLFPLLIPDWMLAKESEHVKGFEDEVYWVTHGGLEELDQKLALRPTSETPITYYESLWVQSYKQLPRKFYQIVSVFRYETKATRPLIRVREISMFKEAHTVHESFEDAESQVKEAIDVYRKFFDSLGIPYIISRRPDWDKFAGALYTIAFDTVMPDGRTLQIGTVHNLGQNFTKAFSFRIQTRDEKFDYPWQTSYGVSDRVVATLIAIHGDDMGLVLPPDIAPTQAVIIPIPSQSEEDSRKVLEYSRGVLSTLLSSGIRAKLDDREDTTPGDKYYYWDAKGVPVRVEIGPREASGNTVTIVRRDTLEKRTVPLSEAVGSIKKTFDEISAYLIERARKFLADHVSRVSSLDEARKAINEKGGVIEVPWCGSEECAVKVMNELQVKSLGTPWPYERAEGTCPVCGRPAVTYMRFSRQY, encoded by the coding sequence ATGGTAAAAACCAAGAGGGAGAGATGGCACAACAACTTCTCGGAGTGGTTTGACTGGATACTGGATAGAGCGGAGATCTACGATTATGGCAGGTATCCTGTCAAGGGAATGGGCGTCTGGATGCCCTATGGATTTCAGATAAGGAGAAGGGTGACAGACCTCTTGAGGAAGCTCCTTGATGAGACCGGCCATGAAGAGGTCCTCTTCCCACTCCTTATACCCGACTGGATGTTGGCCAAGGAAAGCGAGCACGTAAAGGGCTTTGAAGATGAGGTCTACTGGGTCACTCACGGAGGCCTTGAGGAGCTGGACCAGAAGCTCGCACTAAGGCCCACGAGTGAGACCCCAATAACTTACTATGAGTCGCTCTGGGTGCAGAGCTACAAGCAGCTTCCAAGGAAGTTCTACCAGATAGTCAGCGTCTTCAGGTATGAGACCAAGGCCACGCGCCCCCTGATAAGGGTAAGAGAAATAAGCATGTTTAAGGAGGCACACACCGTTCATGAGAGCTTCGAGGATGCCGAGAGTCAGGTCAAAGAGGCCATAGACGTTTACAGGAAGTTCTTCGACTCCCTGGGAATACCTTACATAATCTCAAGGAGGCCTGACTGGGATAAGTTCGCCGGCGCCCTTTACACCATAGCTTTCGACACCGTAATGCCTGATGGCAGGACCCTGCAGATAGGCACGGTTCACAACCTAGGCCAGAACTTCACTAAGGCGTTCTCATTTAGAATCCAGACAAGGGACGAAAAGTTCGACTACCCATGGCAGACAAGTTATGGCGTCAGCGACAGGGTCGTGGCCACACTGATAGCCATTCATGGAGATGACATGGGGCTCGTGCTTCCTCCTGACATAGCCCCTACACAGGCCGTCATAATCCCAATCCCTTCCCAATCGGAAGAGGACAGCAGAAAGGTCCTTGAGTACTCGCGCGGCGTGCTTTCAACCTTACTAAGCTCTGGCATAAGGGCCAAGCTTGATGACCGTGAAGACACGACCCCAGGCGACAAGTACTACTACTGGGACGCAAAGGGCGTTCCCGTCAGGGTTGAGATAGGTCCCAGGGAGGCCTCAGGGAACACCGTAACGATAGTCAGGAGGGACACCCTTGAGAAGAGGACCGTGCCCCTCAGCGAGGCTGTAGGGAGCATAAAGAAGACCTTTGATGAAATAAGCGCCTACCTTATCGAGAGGGCTAGGAAGTTCCTGGCAGATCACGTGAGCAGGGTCTCAAGCCTTGACGAGGCCAGGAAGGCTATCAACGAAAAGGGTGGAGTTATAGAGGTGCCCTGGTGTGGCAGCGAAGAGTGCGCAGTTAAAGTAATGAATGAGCTCCAAGTCAAATCCTTAGGAACGCCGTGGCCTTACGAGAGGGCAGAGGGCACGTGCCCCGTGTGCGGAAGGCCTGCTGTGACTTACATGAGATTCTCGAGGCAGTACTGA
- a CDS encoding V-type ATP synthase subunit K, producing MVSRKSYLEGLSLVLREAWSRPKYRAVLILVALVSLAAAIATGLAVSHAQAAATADQASPYYMSVVGKAIGAGLAVGLAGIGGGYAVAVAGASAISAVAEKREIFGTAFLFVVLGEGIAIYGLLVAIIVVFVLPTA from the coding sequence ATGGTTTCCAGGAAGAGCTACCTAGAGGGCTTAAGCCTAGTGCTCAGGGAGGCCTGGTCAAGGCCTAAGTACAGGGCCGTGTTGATTCTAGTGGCCCTAGTCTCCCTGGCAGCAGCCATAGCAACTGGGCTTGCCGTCTCCCACGCTCAGGCTGCCGCCACTGCCGACCAGGCGTCGCCCTACTACATGTCAGTTGTCGGTAAGGCCATCGGAGCCGGGCTAGCTGTGGGGCTCGCCGGTATCGGAGGCGGCTATGCAGTAGCCGTCGCCGGAGCGTCAGCTATAAGCGCTGTCGCCGAGAAGAGGGAGATATTCGGAACGGCTTTCCTCTTCGTCGTGCTCGGCGAGGGAATTGCAATCTATGGGCTGTTAGTGGCTATAATAGTGGTGTTCGTGCTGCCTACAGCCTAA
- the dcd gene encoding dCTP deaminase produces the protein MILSDRDIETLIRAGELGIEPLDDEVIRENGLDLRLGSTYCEFRSTGTVLDPRSPGDPGEFYDCRDAGEGGSFIIAPHRHYLLHTAEYIRLPPYVAGLVNLRSTWARTGIYIPSTVVDAGFEGQLTIEVIGSEFPVKLYVGDRFLHLVLVKMETPSTRPYSGRYRGQKGVRLPQFFGEMQAKT, from the coding sequence ATGATACTCAGCGACAGGGACATCGAGACACTCATAAGGGCAGGGGAGCTGGGCATAGAGCCGCTGGACGACGAGGTCATAAGGGAGAACGGCCTTGACCTCAGGCTGGGGAGCACCTACTGTGAGTTCAGGAGCACCGGAACCGTGCTGGATCCCAGGTCGCCAGGGGACCCAGGAGAGTTCTACGACTGCAGGGATGCTGGGGAGGGAGGAAGCTTCATCATTGCGCCTCACAGGCACTACCTGCTTCACACGGCGGAGTACATAAGGCTGCCGCCCTACGTGGCGGGCCTCGTGAACCTCAGGAGCACGTGGGCCAGGACGGGCATATACATACCCAGCACCGTCGTTGACGCTGGCTTTGAGGGGCAGCTAACCATAGAGGTCATAGGGAGCGAGTTCCCAGTGAAGCTCTACGTGGGCGACAGGTTCCTGCACCTTGTGCTAGTCAAGATGGAGACCCCCTCGACGAGGCCCTACAGCGGGAGGTACAGGGGGCAGAAGGGGGTCAGGCTCCCGCAGTTCTTTGGGGAAATGCAGGCGAAAACGTGA
- a CDS encoding DUF1614 domain-containing protein, translating into MDRDEIQNRKVLITYPTHPMFLWAYLAVALILAVLFSRFPLYVAEVSYSSDSLELASIAIALIVLSPILSFINLVIKKLNTGVIASEIELNYVEFFGIPIPIPRLRMREVKTLLAMNVGGALVPITTSAIFSYLLVNSPYKGMFVASAAIDVIVVAAVTYALSRPMPGVGIVVPAFIPPLIAAFVAIATSGFGVPAAAAAYIGGSLGSLLGADVIRLSRSYRNLTATVLSIGGAGVFDGVFMSGVLAFLLAI; encoded by the coding sequence ATGGATAGGGATGAAATACAGAACAGGAAAGTGCTGATAACTTACCCAACGCATCCAATGTTCCTATGGGCTTACCTTGCAGTGGCCTTGATTTTAGCAGTCCTCTTCTCGAGGTTTCCGCTCTACGTTGCAGAGGTCTCTTATAGCAGTGACTCCTTAGAGCTGGCGTCGATAGCTATAGCACTTATAGTGTTAAGTCCTATACTGAGCTTCATAAACCTTGTAATTAAGAAGCTTAACACTGGAGTCATTGCCAGTGAAATCGAGCTTAACTATGTAGAGTTTTTTGGAATACCAATACCGATACCGAGGCTTAGGATGCGCGAGGTGAAGACGCTTTTAGCCATGAATGTGGGCGGCGCCCTTGTGCCGATAACCACATCCGCTATATTCTCATATTTGCTGGTCAACTCTCCCTATAAGGGCATGTTCGTGGCCTCCGCTGCCATAGATGTAATAGTAGTCGCAGCTGTTACATACGCACTTTCAAGGCCTATGCCAGGCGTGGGCATTGTGGTGCCCGCCTTTATCCCGCCCTTAATAGCGGCCTTTGTTGCCATAGCTACAAGCGGCTTTGGAGTCCCGGCGGCGGCCGCCGCCTACATAGGCGGTTCCTTGGGCAGCCTCCTTGGAGCTGACGTCATTAGGCTATCGCGGAGCTACAGGAATCTAACGGCCACGGTACTAAGTATAGGCGGCGCTGGGGTATTTGATGGGGTGTTCATGAGCGGAGTCCTTGCGTTTCTCCTGGCCATCTAG
- a CDS encoding class I SAM-dependent methyltransferase codes for MASEYHDCIAIKLTDADRTLKMLRLAGLLTNLKPRRLGSDELAVPVNNVERAISALLTEGISARPCKETFDVKGRPSKLSDEVPGLSGFLIIGSIVLLNYNSSVGIPAYVRAAEAISRMYPRVTSVFLKLGTTGELRLPQLVLIYGDGNTITITKESGLRLYVDVARTYFNPRLSGERLRISSLVESGERVLDMFCGVAPFSLLIASRRRASVIANDLNPYAAALAGANARLNRKLLKGNVTITRSDASALPSLLKGGFDRIIMNNPTSSPKFIEAACQLSLASGSILHVYYLAESEDLAIRAIAEEASRTCKEFTVVSSRKAIEYSPSKSIYVVDLEVKGYARRPNSLSL; via the coding sequence TTGGCCAGTGAATATCATGACTGCATAGCAATTAAGCTAACGGACGCCGACAGGACGCTGAAGATGCTCAGGCTAGCAGGGCTCCTGACCAACTTAAAACCCAGAAGGCTTGGAAGTGATGAGCTTGCAGTGCCAGTTAACAATGTCGAGAGGGCTATCTCTGCGCTTTTAACCGAGGGTATAAGCGCCAGGCCCTGCAAAGAAACATTCGATGTCAAGGGGAGACCCAGCAAGCTCTCCGACGAAGTGCCAGGGCTATCCGGCTTCCTAATTATAGGCAGCATTGTTTTATTGAACTACAATTCCAGCGTCGGGATTCCAGCTTACGTAAGGGCCGCCGAGGCGATTTCGAGGATGTATCCTAGGGTGACCTCAGTGTTTCTAAAACTTGGAACTACTGGCGAGCTGAGGCTCCCCCAGCTGGTGCTCATATACGGTGATGGCAACACTATTACTATAACCAAGGAGTCAGGCCTCAGGCTCTACGTGGACGTCGCCAGGACGTACTTTAACCCCAGGCTTTCCGGGGAAAGGCTTAGGATATCATCGCTAGTAGAAAGCGGCGAGAGGGTGCTTGACATGTTCTGCGGCGTAGCGCCTTTTTCACTGTTAATAGCATCCAGGAGGAGGGCCTCAGTGATAGCTAATGACCTTAACCCCTACGCAGCTGCCCTGGCAGGCGCTAATGCCAGGCTTAACAGGAAGCTGCTTAAGGGCAACGTAACTATTACGAGGTCCGACGCCAGCGCCCTGCCATCACTGCTTAAGGGAGGCTTTGACAGGATAATAATGAACAACCCTACTTCTTCGCCTAAGTTCATAGAGGCTGCCTGCCAGCTTTCCCTCGCAAGTGGATCCATACTTCATGTTTACTATCTAGCTGAAAGTGAAGACCTAGCAATCAGGGCAATAGCTGAGGAGGCTTCGAGAACCTGCAAGGAGTTCACAGTTGTATCTTCGCGCAAAGCCATAGAGTACAGTCCCTCCAAGTCCATATACGTGGTTGACCTTGAAGTAAAGGGTTATGCGAGACGCCCTAACTCGCTCAGCCTCTAG
- a CDS encoding NAD(+)/NADH kinase, whose amino-acid sequence MTEREAVGIVARPSSGIAEGLALKAAEVLRQLGVEPLVEAETAAAYSNTLGKLGTFNIERDPPHKVIVIGGDGTLLRAAIRSGSNEVVFLAVRAGKRGFLLDVDESVLSERIRDFVNDKYELVLHQRIKAYVNGNQLPCAVNDVVIFTSEGSMVRLDVYHDEEKLRERVMGVDGDGLIISTTTGSTAYSLNAGGPIVDPRLDVIIITPLNPVQLFLRPVVMSRSNRLSIIMRDESGPAYLVLDGQVKVNLRPGDRVNIYPCEVPLKVARFEWWSNYYERLFARLLSYW is encoded by the coding sequence TTGACAGAAAGGGAGGCGGTTGGAATAGTTGCTAGGCCATCAAGTGGCATTGCTGAGGGCCTTGCACTAAAGGCAGCGGAGGTCCTTAGGCAGCTCGGGGTGGAGCCCCTTGTTGAGGCGGAGACCGCCGCTGCATACAGTAACACCTTGGGGAAGCTGGGAACCTTTAACATAGAACGCGATCCGCCGCATAAGGTGATAGTGATAGGCGGCGACGGGACCCTGCTCAGGGCAGCGATAAGGTCTGGGAGCAACGAAGTTGTTTTCCTTGCAGTGCGCGCAGGCAAGCGCGGTTTCCTCTTAGACGTCGATGAGTCAGTGCTGAGCGAGAGAATTAGGGACTTCGTTAACGACAAGTATGAACTGGTGCTCCACCAGCGCATCAAAGCTTACGTGAACGGTAATCAACTCCCCTGCGCCGTAAATGATGTCGTCATATTTACTTCGGAGGGCTCCATGGTCAGGCTTGACGTCTATCATGATGAGGAGAAGCTTAGGGAAAGGGTTATGGGAGTTGACGGCGATGGGCTCATAATATCCACTACAACGGGCTCCACAGCATATAGCCTTAATGCTGGGGGGCCCATAGTGGACCCTCGGCTTGACGTAATTATCATAACGCCCCTCAATCCTGTGCAGCTATTCTTAAGACCTGTGGTTATGTCTAGGAGCAACAGGCTCAGCATAATAATGAGGGACGAAAGCGGGCCCGCTTACCTGGTCCTTGATGGCCAAGTCAAGGTTAACCTAAGGCCAGGTGACAGGGTTAACATTTATCCCTGCGAGGTCCCCCTGAAGGTGGCCAGGTTTGAGTGGTGGTCAAACTACTACGAGAGGCTCTTCGCCCGTCTGCTCAGCTATTGGTAA
- a CDS encoding tRNA (N(6)-L-threonylcarbamoyladenosine(37)-C(2))-methylthiotransferase, which yields MKVSVGSTTKYYIETYGCALSEFDSEIMRSILRGAGYEECKDPREADVIIVNTCAVRLDTEAKIVKRLKELNGLSLQGKKLVVSGCLSKARPSLILRTAPAASLVSPQNVTRILDAVTLDRPIYMLDGERDVNFLPKPPTRDSVATVMISEGCLENCSFCETKLARRYLKSYPPRAIVSIVRDLVQGGAREIRLTGQDAAAYGVDLPGKPRLPDLIADILDKVPGEYRLRIGMMTPNQAMEIIDDLLDVYRDGRVFKFFHIPVQSGDDRVLKIMNRRYTVAEFKELHSKVKAKYPSSLFATDIIVGHPGEDEGAFMNSVRLVEELKFERVYLAQYSIRPRTASASMPQVPEPVKKERSLRIQEVIKKIGVEIYGSYVGGRFRGLLASRGFREGFSTVRLDNYFPVAVPASTLRSYGEFVDVKITGATYFDLRGVIVS from the coding sequence TTGAAGGTTTCGGTGGGCTCCACGACCAAGTACTACATTGAGACCTATGGCTGCGCCCTGTCGGAGTTCGACAGCGAGATAATGAGGAGCATCCTTAGAGGTGCCGGCTATGAGGAGTGCAAGGACCCGAGGGAAGCAGATGTAATAATAGTTAACACCTGCGCAGTGAGGCTCGACACGGAAGCCAAAATAGTGAAAAGGCTTAAGGAGTTAAATGGCCTGTCGCTTCAGGGCAAGAAGCTCGTAGTGAGCGGCTGCCTCTCCAAGGCTAGGCCCTCCCTGATCCTGAGGACAGCCCCTGCAGCCAGCCTGGTATCTCCTCAGAACGTGACTAGAATACTCGACGCGGTCACTCTTGATAGGCCCATCTACATGCTAGATGGTGAGAGAGATGTAAACTTCTTGCCAAAGCCTCCAACGAGGGACAGCGTAGCCACGGTAATGATATCCGAGGGCTGCCTTGAGAACTGCAGCTTCTGCGAGACCAAGCTGGCAAGGAGGTACCTGAAGTCATACCCTCCTAGGGCCATAGTCAGTATAGTTAGGGACCTGGTGCAGGGCGGGGCAAGGGAAATTAGGCTCACCGGGCAGGACGCGGCAGCTTATGGCGTAGACCTGCCCGGCAAGCCAAGGCTTCCCGACCTCATAGCGGATATACTTGATAAGGTGCCAGGCGAGTACAGGCTCAGAATTGGCATGATGACGCCGAATCAGGCCATGGAGATAATTGATGACCTGCTGGACGTTTACCGCGATGGACGCGTCTTCAAGTTCTTTCACATACCTGTCCAGAGCGGCGACGACCGCGTGCTTAAAATAATGAACCGCAGGTACACCGTGGCTGAGTTCAAGGAACTTCATAGCAAGGTTAAAGCTAAGTACCCATCCTCGCTCTTTGCCACAGACATCATAGTAGGCCATCCAGGCGAGGATGAAGGGGCTTTTATGAACAGCGTCAGGCTGGTGGAGGAACTCAAGTTTGAGAGGGTCTACCTCGCCCAGTATAGCATAAGGCCCAGGACAGCCTCGGCCTCCATGCCTCAGGTGCCCGAGCCTGTCAAGAAGGAGCGGAGCCTGAGAATACAGGAAGTAATTAAGAAGATAGGCGTTGAAATTTACGGCAGTTACGTGGGTGGCAGGTTCAGGGGGCTGTTGGCGTCGAGAGGTTTCAGGGAGGGCTTCAGCACAGTAAGACTTGACAACTACTTCCCTGTGGCGGTGCCAGCGAGCACGTTAAGAAGTTACGGAGAGTTCGTAGACGTTAAGATCACGGGCGCCACATACTTTGACCTGAGGGGAGTTATCGTAAGTTAG
- a CDS encoding Holliday junction resolvase-like protein gives MQILYYLIASIILAELIIIVVQTVRLALAQRSLKTLEMNIDKLADARAREMAAAIVDRAREDAAKRSSAVTAGKIYEQLAPILPGFKFNPKDVRFLGSPVDFVVFDGLEDGKRVYVRFVELKSGDSKLTDREKAVKDAVESCRVSFEVVKAEDLLRR, from the coding sequence ATGCAGATCCTGTATTATCTCATAGCTTCAATAATACTGGCAGAACTAATAATTATAGTGGTCCAGACGGTTAGGCTAGCCCTGGCCCAGAGGTCCTTGAAGACCCTGGAAATGAACATAGATAAGCTCGCTGATGCCAGAGCCCGAGAGATGGCCGCGGCCATAGTAGATAGGGCCAGGGAGGACGCCGCCAAGAGAAGTTCGGCCGTCACTGCAGGCAAGATATATGAGCAGCTCGCCCCTATTTTGCCTGGATTTAAGTTCAACCCAAAGGACGTGAGGTTCCTCGGAAGCCCAGTAGACTTCGTAGTATTTGACGGGCTTGAAGATGGTAAGAGAGTTTATGTAAGGTTTGTTGAGCTTAAGAGCGGCGATTCGAAGCTGACCGACAGGGAGAAGGCAGTCAAAGACGCTGTGGAGAGCTGCAGGGTCTCGTTCGAGGTTGTTAAGGCTGAGGACCTTCTAAGGCGCTAA
- a CDS encoding CTP synthase translates to MPETKYVFITGGVMSGIGKGIVSASTGLLLKSRGYRVGIVKVDPYLNVDAGTMNPYAHGEVYVTEDGGETDLDLGHYERFLGENLSKKHNITTGQVYYNVIMKERKGEYLGKTVQIIPHITDEIKQRLSSVARETGVDVLVVEIGGTVGDIEGLPFLEAARQMYVELGSNNVAFVHVAWAPVLSTTGEQKTKPVQHSVYELRRIGIQPNMVVVRSPRPLEAESRQKIALFSNLSPSDVISDHDVDYVYEVPLLLESQGYAARLLSRLGLQDREPDLEAWKSFVDRLKSIEKTVNIAMVGKYTKLRDSYLSIVEALRHAGVAVGVKPNLVWVEATEVEEGKIKVEDVLSTVDGAVVLPGFGKRGAEGKIRAIKYLRENNIPTLGICFGLQLSVVEFARDVVGLENANSTEIDPSTPYPVVDLLPWERDVKELGGTLRLGASQINLVKGTQLYDLYGRDVIYERHRHRYEVNPKYVEKLVEAGLIVSAWSPQGLVEAAELPRKEHKFFIGTQPHPEFKSRPLSPSPPYVGLLRAAQTK, encoded by the coding sequence GTGCCAGAGACGAAATACGTGTTCATAACTGGCGGCGTGATGTCAGGCATAGGCAAAGGCATAGTGTCGGCCTCCACGGGCCTTCTGCTTAAGTCCCGTGGATACAGGGTTGGCATAGTTAAGGTTGACCCCTACCTTAATGTTGACGCAGGAACTATGAATCCGTACGCCCACGGCGAGGTCTACGTCACTGAAGATGGCGGTGAGACCGACCTAGACCTAGGCCATTATGAGAGGTTCCTTGGGGAGAACCTAAGCAAGAAACACAACATAACTACTGGCCAGGTCTACTACAACGTCATAATGAAGGAGAGGAAGGGCGAATACCTAGGCAAGACTGTGCAGATAATACCTCATATAACTGACGAGATAAAGCAGCGCTTATCTTCAGTTGCCCGCGAGACTGGAGTTGACGTATTAGTTGTAGAGATCGGCGGCACTGTAGGCGACATAGAGGGGCTCCCGTTCCTAGAGGCGGCCAGGCAGATGTATGTTGAGCTAGGCTCAAACAACGTGGCATTCGTTCACGTTGCCTGGGCCCCAGTGCTGAGCACCACGGGAGAGCAGAAGACAAAGCCTGTGCAGCACAGCGTTTACGAGCTTCGCAGGATAGGGATCCAGCCCAACATGGTCGTGGTTAGAAGTCCAAGGCCCCTTGAGGCTGAGTCCCGCCAGAAGATAGCGCTTTTCTCTAACCTATCTCCCTCGGACGTGATAAGTGATCACGATGTAGACTATGTCTATGAGGTCCCACTGCTCCTTGAGTCCCAGGGTTATGCGGCCAGGCTACTGTCGAGGCTGGGCCTTCAGGACAGGGAGCCGGATCTTGAGGCCTGGAAATCCTTTGTCGACAGGCTCAAGAGCATCGAGAAGACCGTCAACATAGCCATGGTGGGCAAGTATACCAAGCTGAGGGACAGCTACCTCAGCATAGTTGAGGCGCTGAGGCACGCCGGGGTTGCAGTTGGCGTTAAGCCGAACTTAGTCTGGGTCGAGGCTACAGAGGTTGAGGAGGGCAAGATAAAGGTTGAGGATGTTCTGTCGACCGTCGACGGCGCTGTTGTGCTGCCCGGCTTTGGGAAGCGCGGCGCAGAGGGCAAGATAAGGGCCATTAAGTACCTGAGGGAGAATAACATACCAACGCTAGGGATTTGCTTTGGGCTCCAGCTATCGGTGGTGGAGTTTGCCCGTGATGTGGTAGGTCTCGAGAATGCAAATAGCACGGAGATAGACCCAAGCACCCCTTACCCTGTGGTTGACCTGCTTCCATGGGAGCGCGACGTTAAGGAGCTTGGAGGCACGCTAAGGCTTGGAGCCTCACAGATAAACCTAGTCAAAGGCACCCAGCTCTATGACCTGTACGGTAGGGACGTGATATATGAGAGGCATAGGCACAGGTATGAGGTTAACCCTAAGTATGTTGAGAAGCTCGTCGAGGCGGGCCTTATAGTAAGTGCCTGGAGCCCGCAGGGCCTAGTTGAGGCGGCAGAGCTGCCGCGCAAGGAGCACAAGTTCTTCATAGGCACGCAGCCCCACCCAGAGTTCAAGAGCAGGCCCCTGTCACCCAGCCCACCCTATGTGGGCCTACTCAGGGCTGCCCAGACGAAGTGA
- a CDS encoding transcription elongation factor NusA-like protein has translation MQIPLDKICVKSGVLCDKCKAKIDSGKYQGWEVDVMRALLNLESNFRELKNASYRKSVIVGDTLYIVLDNVTVVSRQLARALEKELSSLNIRRIFVVPGSNDPRKLIESLLPSQVLSVNTYYAPDGSTYYIAKLPSNERWRISELEQSTKAVFKSLSGSDLYIEYENVTVPGRPRDLEESKIDKTKLSDVLRRIGS, from the coding sequence ATGCAGATACCCTTAGACAAGATCTGCGTCAAGAGCGGGGTGCTCTGTGACAAGTGCAAGGCTAAGATAGACTCTGGAAAGTACCAAGGCTGGGAAGTCGATGTGATGAGGGCCCTTCTGAACCTCGAGTCAAACTTTAGGGAACTGAAGAACGCCTCCTACAGAAAGTCCGTGATAGTGGGGGATACGCTTTACATAGTGCTAGACAATGTTACTGTGGTTAGCAGGCAGTTAGCTAGGGCCCTGGAGAAGGAGCTTTCAAGCCTTAACATTAGGAGGATATTTGTCGTGCCGGGCTCAAATGACCCAAGGAAACTCATAGAGAGCCTGCTGCCCTCCCAGGTGCTCTCCGTGAACACCTACTACGCGCCTGACGGCTCGACCTACTATATAGCTAAGCTGCCCTCGAATGAGAGGTGGAGGATATCGGAGTTAGAGCAGAGCACCAAGGCCGTCTTCAAGTCGCTGAGCGGCAGCGACCTCTACATAGAGTACGAGAACGTAACTGTGCCAGGCCGTCCTCGGGACCTTGAGGAGAGCAAGATAGATAAGACAAAGCTCTCGGACGTCCTGCGTCGCATAGGTAGCTAA
- the fen gene encoding flap endonuclease-1 — protein MGVNIRDIIPDQARREVDLKALKGYVIALDGYNMLYQFLSAIRQPDGTPLKDSQGRVTSHLSGLFYRTINLVEEGLKPVYVFDGKPPEMKRKEIEERVARKKEAAEKYAKAKESGSIEEARKYAQATSELSSDMVSEAKRLLDYMGIPWVQAPADGEAQAAHLAQKGDAWAAGSQDYDSLLFGAPRLVRNLAITGKRKLPNKDEYVEVKPEIIDLNAMLKALGITREQLILLGILVGTDFDPDGIKGYGPKTALNFVKGVKDVTKALESIKSQLPGDVDPFKIFDYFAKPPVSSDYRILFKEPDVEKIKELLVREHDFSEDRVVKAAERLAKAFKENLRGKQSRLDMWFG, from the coding sequence GTGGGCGTTAACATTAGGGACATAATACCTGACCAAGCGAGGCGCGAAGTCGACCTGAAGGCGCTTAAGGGCTATGTGATTGCCCTAGACGGCTACAACATGCTTTACCAGTTCCTCTCAGCAATAAGGCAGCCCGACGGCACCCCACTCAAGGACTCGCAGGGAAGGGTCACAAGCCACCTGAGCGGGCTCTTCTACAGGACTATAAACCTCGTGGAGGAGGGCCTGAAGCCGGTCTACGTCTTTGACGGCAAGCCGCCGGAGATGAAGAGGAAAGAGATAGAGGAGAGGGTCGCGAGGAAGAAGGAGGCCGCGGAGAAGTATGCCAAGGCCAAGGAGTCCGGCTCCATTGAGGAGGCCAGGAAGTACGCCCAGGCGACCTCTGAGCTCTCCAGCGACATGGTAAGCGAGGCCAAGAGGCTGCTAGACTATATGGGCATACCATGGGTTCAGGCGCCAGCTGATGGGGAGGCGCAGGCGGCTCACCTGGCTCAAAAGGGCGACGCCTGGGCCGCGGGGAGCCAGGACTATGACAGCCTGCTCTTCGGCGCCCCCAGGCTGGTCAGGAACCTGGCAATAACTGGTAAAAGAAAGCTGCCTAACAAGGACGAGTACGTCGAGGTTAAGCCTGAGATCATAGACCTCAACGCCATGCTTAAGGCGCTGGGCATAACTAGGGAGCAGCTAATACTCCTGGGCATACTGGTAGGGACGGACTTTGACCCAGACGGCATCAAAGGCTATGGACCTAAGACTGCCCTTAACTTCGTCAAGGGCGTGAAGGACGTCACCAAGGCTCTGGAGTCCATAAAGTCGCAGCTTCCTGGAGACGTCGACCCCTTTAAGATATTTGATTACTTTGCTAAGCCTCCAGTGAGCTCCGACTACAGGATACTTTTCAAGGAGCCCGACGTTGAAAAGATTAAGGAGCTGTTGGTCAGAGAGCATGACTTCAGCGAGGACAGAGTTGTCAAGGCTGCTGAGAGGCTTGCTAAGGCATTCAAGGAGAACCTGAGGGGGAAGCAGTCCAGGCTGGACATGTGGTTTGGCTGA